From Pseudomonas fluorescens, one genomic window encodes:
- the yghX gene encoding YghX family hydrolase: MSRLTAKDFAPELLELYDYYAHGRINRREFLDRAALFTFGGLTASALLAALSPNYALAEQVSFTDPEILAEYVTYPSPEGHGQVRGYLVRPAKVTGKLPAVVVVHENRGLNPYIEDVARRLGKAGFIALAPDGLTSVGGYPGNDELGKELQAKVDPGKLMNDFFAAIDWMKKHSDATGKVGITGFCYGGGVSNAAAVAYPELAAAVPFYGRQPDAKDVPRIKAPLLLHYGELDKAINEGWPAYEQALKANGKTYEAYIYPGVNHGFHNDSTPRYDKAAAELAWSRTLEWFRRYLG, encoded by the coding sequence ATGAGCCGACTCACCGCCAAAGACTTTGCCCCGGAACTGCTGGAGCTCTACGACTACTACGCCCATGGCCGGATCAACCGTCGTGAGTTTCTCGACCGAGCCGCGCTGTTCACCTTCGGCGGTCTCACCGCCAGCGCCCTGCTCGCCGCCTTGAGCCCCAACTATGCGCTGGCTGAACAGGTGTCCTTTACCGATCCGGAGATCCTCGCCGAGTACGTCACTTATCCGTCGCCCGAGGGTCACGGCCAGGTTCGCGGCTATCTGGTGCGTCCGGCCAAGGTCACCGGCAAGCTACCGGCAGTGGTCGTGGTGCATGAGAATCGCGGGCTCAATCCTTACATCGAAGACGTTGCGCGGCGTCTGGGCAAAGCCGGTTTTATCGCCCTGGCGCCCGACGGCCTGACATCGGTGGGCGGCTATCCGGGCAACGATGAATTGGGCAAGGAGCTACAGGCCAAAGTCGATCCGGGCAAGCTGATGAACGACTTCTTCGCCGCCATCGATTGGATGAAAAAACACTCGGATGCCACGGGCAAGGTCGGGATCACCGGTTTCTGTTATGGCGGCGGTGTGTCGAATGCCGCCGCCGTCGCCTACCCGGAACTGGCCGCTGCCGTACCTTTCTATGGCCGCCAGCCGGACGCCAAGGACGTGCCACGCATCAAGGCACCGTTGCTGCTGCACTACGGCGAACTGGACAAAGCCATCAACGAAGGCTGGCCGGCGTATGAGCAAGCGTTGAAAGCCAATGGCAAGACCTACGAGGCCTACATCTACCCCGGCGTCAACCACGGCTTCCATAACGACTCGACCCCGCGTTATGACAAGGCTGCCGCAGAGCTGGCGTGGAGCCGGACGCTGGAGTGGTTCAGGCGGTATTTGGGGTGA
- the mqo gene encoding malate dehydrogenase (quinone) gives MLKKMNKGLLGLAMSMVFMPVHAAETKKVDVVLIGGGIMSSTLGVWLNELEPGMSMEMVERLDGVALESSNGWNNAGTGHSALAELNYTPEDKNGKVEIPKAIEINEAFQISRQFWAWQVKNGVLKDPRSFINSTPHMSFVWGDDNIKFLKKRYEALQASPLFAGMQYSEDPAQIKQWVPLMMEGRDPKQKIAATWSPLGTDVNFGEITRQFAGYLQTKPNFSLKLSSEVEDIARNEDGTWRVSYKNLKDGSETQTDAKFVFIGAGGGALHLLQKSGIPEAREYAGFPVGGSFLVTENPTVAQQHLAKAYGKASVGAPPMSVPHLDTRVLDGKRVILFGPFATFSTKFLKEGSYFDLLTSTTTHNVWPMTKVGIEQYPLVEYLAGQLMLSDKDRMNALKEYFPNAKDEDWRLWQAGQRVQIIKRDEEKGGVLKLGTEIVASQDGSIAGLLGASPGASTAAPIMLSVLEKVFKDKVASPAWQEKLHQIVPSYGTKLNDDPARVAEEWAYTSKVLQLDPPPAINPDLAPAATPATPAAPAKPIPSNPAADMAL, from the coding sequence ATGTTAAAAAAAATGAACAAGGGGCTACTCGGCCTGGCCATGTCGATGGTCTTTATGCCTGTGCATGCAGCTGAGACAAAGAAAGTCGACGTCGTGTTGATCGGCGGCGGCATCATGAGTTCGACCCTGGGCGTGTGGCTCAACGAACTCGAGCCGGGCATGTCGATGGAGATGGTTGAACGTCTCGACGGCGTCGCCCTGGAAAGCTCCAACGGCTGGAACAACGCCGGTACCGGCCATTCCGCCCTGGCCGAGCTGAACTACACCCCGGAAGACAAGAACGGCAAGGTCGAGATTCCCAAGGCCATTGAAATCAATGAAGCCTTCCAGATCTCCCGTCAGTTCTGGGCCTGGCAGGTCAAGAACGGCGTCCTGAAAGACCCGCGTTCGTTCATCAACTCCACACCGCACATGAGCTTCGTGTGGGGCGATGACAACATCAAGTTCCTGAAAAAACGCTACGAAGCCCTGCAGGCCAGCCCGCTGTTCGCCGGCATGCAGTACTCCGAAGACCCGGCGCAGATCAAGCAATGGGTGCCATTGATGATGGAAGGCCGCGATCCGAAGCAGAAGATCGCCGCCACCTGGTCGCCGCTGGGCACCGACGTAAACTTCGGCGAGATCACCCGCCAGTTCGCCGGTTACCTGCAAACCAAGCCGAACTTCTCGCTGAAACTGTCGAGCGAAGTCGAAGACATCGCGCGCAACGAAGACGGCACCTGGCGTGTTTCCTACAAGAACTTGAAAGACGGTAGCGAGACCCAGACCGACGCCAAGTTCGTGTTCATCGGCGCTGGCGGCGGTGCCCTGCACCTGCTGCAGAAGTCGGGGATCCCTGAAGCCCGCGAATACGCCGGTTTCCCGGTAGGTGGCTCGTTCCTGGTAACCGAGAACCCAACCGTGGCCCAGCAACACCTGGCCAAGGCCTACGGCAAGGCTTCGGTGGGTGCACCGCCGATGTCGGTACCGCACCTGGACACCCGCGTGCTGGATGGCAAGCGCGTGATCCTGTTTGGCCCGTTCGCGACCTTCTCGACCAAGTTCCTGAAAGAAGGCTCGTACTTTGATCTGCTGACCAGCACCACCACCCACAACGTGTGGCCGATGACCAAAGTGGGCATCGAGCAGTACCCGCTGGTGGAATACCTGGCCGGCCAGTTGATGCTGTCGGACAAGGACCGCATGAACGCGCTGAAAGAGTACTTCCCGAACGCCAAGGATGAAGACTGGCGCCTGTGGCAAGCCGGTCAGCGCGTGCAGATCATCAAGCGTGACGAAGAGAAGGGCGGCGTGCTGAAACTGGGCACCGAGATCGTTGCTTCGCAAGACGGCAGCATTGCCGGCCTGCTGGGCGCATCGCCAGGTGCATCGACTGCTGCGCCGATTATGCTCAGCGTGCTGGAAAAAGTCTTCAAGGACAAAGTCGCCAGCCCGGCCTGGCAGGAAAAACTGCACCAGATCGTGCCGAGCTATGGCACCAAGCTGAACGACGACCCGGCCCGTGTGGCCGAGGAATGGGCGTACACCAGCAAGGTGCTGCAACTGGATCCACCACCGGCCATCAACCCGGACCTGGCTCCAGCGGCAACCCCGGCAACCCCGGCGGCCCCGGCCAAGCCGATCCCGAGCAATCCTGCTGCGGATATGGCGTTGTAA
- a CDS encoding cell wall hydrolase produces the protein MRLLLVVGGVLMVLLGGPAFAADPEPKAAAVENKAEVLEQKVADKAGAAPVPKVETITPSEVQKVDPAGKAPLDDPITCLSRSIYWEAKGITAADMEAVASVVMNRLGHEGFPDTVCGVVKQGVETRACQFSWWCDGRSDQVQEEGEYTEAKEIARKALNQQLKDRTHGALYFHDRNVKPAWAKQYIKTAETGKFMFYKPRNGTAQ, from the coding sequence ATGCGCCTTTTGTTGGTGGTCGGTGGTGTCTTGATGGTGTTGCTCGGTGGTCCGGCGTTCGCGGCCGACCCCGAGCCGAAAGCGGCGGCGGTGGAGAATAAGGCCGAGGTGCTGGAACAGAAGGTCGCGGACAAGGCGGGCGCTGCGCCCGTGCCCAAGGTCGAGACCATCACCCCGAGCGAAGTGCAGAAAGTCGACCCGGCTGGCAAGGCGCCGCTGGACGACCCCATTACCTGTCTGTCGCGCAGCATTTACTGGGAGGCCAAGGGTATTACCGCTGCCGACATGGAGGCTGTGGCCAGCGTGGTGATGAATCGCCTGGGGCATGAGGGCTTTCCCGATACCGTGTGCGGTGTGGTCAAGCAGGGCGTCGAAACCCGCGCCTGTCAGTTTTCCTGGTGGTGCGACGGACGCTCCGATCAGGTCCAGGAGGAGGGCGAGTACACCGAGGCCAAGGAAATCGCGCGCAAGGCGTTGAACCAGCAACTCAAGGACCGTACCCACGGTGCCCTGTATTTCCATGACCGCAACGTCAAGCCGGCCTGGGCGAAGCAGTACATCAAGACCGCTGAGACCGGCAAGTTCATGTTCTATAAACCGCGTAATGGCACTGCGCAATAA
- a CDS encoding CAP domain-containing protein: MRVLSSVLRLATLTVAIGCANSALASEESQLVDAINAYRSQIQRCADQASGELPPLAADPRLVLAPDRNVGDLQQAMAQAKYPMVNVQAITLKGPLNAQAAMKAVQESFCHVVLDPQFIDIGVSHAGPAWRIVLARPLLTGGLGDWQTEGQKLLELINGARSQARQCGTQAFSATNPLTWNATLASAAEAHTRSMANNNFFDHKDRDGRTPGDRAELAGYSGQGVGENIAAGQDTPRKVLDGWLASPGHCANLMNPSFSELGSAYATDPKSDAGIYWTAMFGTP; the protein is encoded by the coding sequence ATGCGCGTCCTGTCATCCGTCCTGCGTCTCGCCACCCTGACCGTGGCCATCGGCTGCGCCAACAGCGCCCTGGCCAGTGAAGAAAGCCAACTGGTGGACGCCATCAACGCCTATCGCAGCCAGATCCAGCGTTGCGCCGACCAGGCTTCCGGCGAACTGCCACCGCTGGCGGCCGATCCGCGCCTGGTGCTGGCGCCGGACCGCAATGTCGGCGATCTGCAGCAGGCGATGGCCCAAGCCAAATATCCGATGGTCAATGTGCAGGCGATCACCCTCAAGGGTCCGCTGAATGCCCAGGCGGCGATGAAAGCGGTGCAGGAAAGTTTCTGCCACGTGGTGCTCGACCCGCAGTTCATCGATATCGGCGTCAGCCACGCCGGACCGGCCTGGCGCATCGTCCTGGCGCGCCCGCTGCTGACGGGCGGCCTGGGGGATTGGCAGACCGAAGGCCAGAAGCTGCTGGAGCTGATCAACGGCGCCCGCAGCCAGGCACGCCAATGCGGCACCCAGGCGTTCAGCGCGACCAACCCGCTGACCTGGAACGCAACGTTGGCCAGCGCCGCCGAAGCCCACACCCGCAGCATGGCCAATAACAATTTCTTCGATCACAAGGACCGCGACGGTCGCACCCCCGGCGACCGTGCGGAATTGGCCGGCTACAGCGGCCAGGGCGTCGGCGAGAACATCGCCGCTGGCCAGGACACTCCGCGCAAAGTGCTCGACGGCTGGCTGGCCAGCCCCGGGCACTGCGCCAACCTGATGAACCCCTCGTTCAGCGAACTGGGCAGCGCCTACGCGACCGATCCGAAAAGCGACGCCGGGATCTACTGGACCGCAATGTTCGGCACGCCTTGA
- a CDS encoding ATP-dependent Clp protease proteolytic subunit codes for MTEHIVHFHCQIDQGTTERFRDCCLEAIDQGASSLLLNLSTIGGSTNFGFTLYTFLKSLPVPLCAINAGNIESMGIIMFLAANHRITAPHSRFLIHPMNWYFSQNSVDHQRLREYLSSLDNDLARYVKIYEIETAEADTQLDIFKCLSAEEKVIAAHESLAYGIAHEVKQVVFAEDIKHWKVSGG; via the coding sequence ATGACCGAGCACATCGTGCATTTCCATTGCCAAATCGACCAGGGCACCACCGAACGCTTCCGCGACTGCTGCCTGGAAGCCATCGACCAGGGCGCCAGTTCGCTGCTGCTGAACCTGTCGACCATCGGCGGCAGCACCAACTTCGGTTTCACCCTCTACACCTTTCTCAAGTCCTTGCCGGTGCCGTTGTGTGCGATCAACGCGGGCAACATCGAGTCCATGGGCATCATCATGTTCCTCGCCGCCAACCACCGGATCACCGCTCCCCATTCGCGCTTTCTGATCCACCCGATGAACTGGTACTTCAGCCAGAACTCGGTGGACCATCAGCGCTTGCGCGAGTACCTGTCGAGCCTCGATAACGACCTGGCGCGCTACGTGAAAATCTACGAGATCGAAACCGCCGAGGCCGACACCCAACTGGATATTTTCAAGTGCCTGTCGGCCGAGGAAAAAGTCATTGCCGCCCACGAGTCGCTGGCCTATGGGATTGCCCATGAGGTGAAGCAGGTAGTGTTCGCCGAAGACATCAAACACTGGAAGGTCAGTGGCGGTTGA
- a CDS encoding general stress protein, which yields MANTGNSNPGNMSKDQGKASDAGKKGGQASGGNDRQKTNDANKDSSKKGGQQPSGGGRRS from the coding sequence ATGGCTAACACCGGAAATTCCAACCCAGGCAACATGTCCAAGGATCAAGGAAAAGCCAGCGACGCCGGGAAAAAAGGCGGACAAGCCTCCGGCGGCAATGATCGGCAGAAAACCAACGATGCCAACAAGGACAGCAGCAAGAAAGGTGGACAGCAACCCAGCGGCGGCGGTCGTCGCAGCTAG
- a CDS encoding peroxiredoxin translates to MALRINDLVPDFSAETDQGPLHFHEWIGSGWAILFSHPKDFTPVCTTEFGAVAQLADQWASRGTKVIGVSVDNADSHTRWKTDIEKVCSAKAGFPIIADESLAVSKAFDMLPAEAYLPDGRTAADTATVRSVFIIGPDKKLKLSMTYPMSVGRNFAEVLRALDALQLTYNVPLATPANWSAGQDVIVALALNDDQAREKYGSLEIKLPYLRTTPAPK, encoded by the coding sequence ATGGCACTGCGTATCAACGACTTGGTCCCCGACTTCAGCGCCGAGACCGACCAGGGTCCGCTGCACTTCCACGAATGGATCGGCTCGGGCTGGGCCATTCTCTTCTCCCACCCCAAGGATTTCACCCCGGTGTGCACCACCGAATTCGGCGCCGTGGCGCAACTGGCGGATCAATGGGCCAGCCGCGGCACCAAAGTGATTGGCGTGTCAGTCGACAACGCCGACTCCCACACCCGCTGGAAGACCGACATTGAAAAAGTCTGCAGCGCCAAGGCCGGCTTCCCGATCATTGCCGACGAAAGCCTGGCCGTGTCCAAGGCCTTCGACATGCTGCCGGCCGAAGCCTACCTGCCCGATGGCCGCACGGCTGCCGACACGGCCACGGTGCGCTCGGTGTTCATCATCGGCCCGGACAAGAAGCTCAAGCTGTCGATGACTTATCCGATGTCGGTGGGTCGCAACTTTGCCGAGGTGCTGCGCGCCCTCGATGCCCTGCAACTGACGTATAACGTACCGCTGGCAACTCCAGCCAATTGGTCGGCGGGCCAGGACGTGATCGTCGCCCTCGCCCTCAACGACGACCAGGCTCGGGAGAAATACGGCAGCCTCGAGATCAAGCTGCCGTACCTGCGCACCACCCCGGCGCCGAAGTAG
- a CDS encoding MATE family efflux transporter translates to MHNPVPQRPLWKTYLLFLAPMVLSNFLQSMSGTVNSIYIGQMLGTQALAAVSGMFPIVFFFIALVIGLGAGAGVLIGQAWGAREPAAVKAIAGTTLLLGALIGLLAAVLGSVFAHQALQGLGTPADVLEDAVAYARVMMWTMPLLLVFVLFTQLLRGVSDTLSPLLALIVSTCIGLLLTPALIRGWFGLPPMGIQSAAFAGLLGNLLAMLMLAWRLIRKGHVLAPDRALLAAMRLDRVILGKVLRIGLPTGLQMVVISLSELVILALVNQHGSQATAAYGAVTQIVNYVQFPALSIAITASILGAQAIGAGRIERIGPILRTGLLINVCLTGSLVLLGYLLSHWLLGLFITEAATQAQAEHLLHIMLWSMLVFGFQSVIGGIMRASGTVLMPVAISVFCILGVELPMAYLLDAHFGLPGVWMAFPVAYLSMLALQSAYYTFVWRHQKIERLV, encoded by the coding sequence ATGCACAACCCGGTTCCGCAACGTCCGCTCTGGAAAACCTACCTGCTGTTCCTGGCGCCGATGGTGCTGTCGAACTTTCTCCAGTCAATGTCCGGCACGGTCAACAGCATCTACATCGGCCAGATGCTTGGGACCCAGGCGCTGGCGGCGGTGTCGGGGATGTTTCCCATCGTGTTCTTCTTCATTGCCCTGGTCATCGGCCTGGGCGCCGGTGCCGGGGTGCTGATCGGCCAGGCCTGGGGCGCGCGGGAGCCGGCGGCGGTCAAGGCAATCGCCGGCACCACCTTGCTGCTGGGGGCGCTGATCGGGCTGCTGGCGGCGGTACTCGGCAGCGTATTCGCCCATCAGGCCCTGCAGGGCCTGGGAACACCGGCGGATGTGCTGGAAGACGCGGTGGCCTACGCCCGAGTGATGATGTGGACCATGCCGCTGCTGCTGGTGTTCGTGCTGTTCACTCAATTGCTGCGCGGGGTTAGCGATACCTTGTCACCGCTGCTGGCGTTGATTGTCTCGACCTGCATCGGTTTGCTGCTGACCCCGGCGTTGATCCGTGGCTGGTTCGGTTTGCCGCCGATGGGCATCCAGAGCGCGGCCTTCGCCGGCCTGCTGGGTAACCTGCTGGCGATGCTGATGCTGGCCTGGCGCTTGATCCGCAAGGGCCACGTGCTGGCCCCGGATCGCGCGCTGCTGGCGGCCATGCGCCTGGACCGGGTGATTCTCGGCAAGGTGCTGCGTATCGGCCTGCCGACCGGGCTGCAGATGGTGGTGATTTCGCTGTCGGAGCTGGTGATCCTGGCGCTGGTCAACCAGCACGGCTCCCAGGCCACGGCGGCCTATGGCGCGGTCACACAGATCGTCAACTACGTGCAGTTCCCGGCACTGTCGATTGCGATCACGGCCTCGATCCTCGGCGCCCAGGCCATCGGTGCCGGACGCATCGAGCGCATCGGGCCGATCCTGCGCACTGGTCTGCTGATCAACGTCTGCCTGACCGGCAGCCTGGTGCTGTTGGGGTATTTGCTTTCGCACTGGCTGCTGGGCCTGTTCATCACCGAGGCGGCGACCCAAGCGCAAGCCGAGCACCTGCTGCACATTATGCTCTGGAGCATGCTGGTGTTCGGCTTCCAGTCGGTGATCGGCGGGATCATGCGCGCCAGCGGCACGGTGCTGATGCCGGTGGCGATTTCGGTGTTCTGCATCCTCGGCGTCGAGTTGCCCATGGCCTATCTGCTGGACGCGCACTTCGGCCTGCCGGGCGTTTGGATGGCGTTTCCCGTGGCCTACCTGAGCATGCTGGCGCTGCAATCGGCGTACTACACGTTCGTCTGGCGGCACCAGAAAATCGAACGCCTGGTGTAA
- a CDS encoding T6SS effector BTH_I2691 family protein yields the protein MTLGEQLSIVVAETGLFADRCRACERQGLPILPLRQALVPDHAVDSFPSENGQVQTRLGWRTLRAGYLYVLLDRKIWHAYQVTPDGYLRQFNPYTPPATNESLLASTCVSAQHDAPASFLNIDTHEYHVAWLAFASDPWPASVLNAYKAGQASHRFQTLDLTQARDNPASLGLAMTAESLQVDERVLEYQSLQASQFPSVHGVYPRALRRQALKGYLRNATARHELQQGVLAFVLDDTLGLVQEYNAQRTAWIHARQQWLEDPLRAYQHQTSQILLAIRAQHRDRAEAHTPSFEPTSGDGPPVFVDPAVERQRIIDHQAVESDQNLEQRYDEAARARFQQGYDKRLQRYQQLIDQAAEAYAAACRTARFNCIEQHDYDGAVGASGRAYATTMALCLRGGISEAPAPNGDERGPSAQLWRAWLSNPQSPIYRALLLRDQSLLANLLPTFEDDASLAWNDSERLYSALSKLIASDRGEYLLGAYLKQSMADLLGALNAASARLQPIIGPAVGRVVSRVNSASQLLHNRLHLTELQVQMKLSEYYALQSEHLRNLQHNAIASMDRSWDSILEEKGTRDPTTRKVTGKVRPLIQGGLLSLALLDPKLASLTITVSVWVEGKASNLLQETQRGMAQLTDSTHSALQDVRVGMGTLDPKARQVLQGLKVSSKQAAQWVRTGFTGLRGAAGGDMLLALGGMYLLNDALNKNLKEAERVVGDKALEARLALYGSSLGVLGGGLELVGGALARGGSRVLMSGGLSVQGAAAIKKTGGCRGGARESGGGHRGCCGDI from the coding sequence ATGACCCTCGGCGAACAACTGAGCATTGTCGTTGCGGAAACCGGTTTGTTCGCCGACCGGTGCCGGGCCTGCGAGCGCCAGGGTCTGCCGATCCTGCCGTTGCGCCAGGCCCTGGTCCCGGACCACGCGGTCGATTCGTTCCCGAGCGAGAATGGCCAGGTCCAGACCCGATTGGGCTGGCGCACCTTGCGCGCGGGCTACCTGTATGTGTTGCTCGACCGCAAGATCTGGCACGCCTACCAGGTCACGCCTGATGGTTACTTACGGCAGTTCAATCCTTATACGCCGCCGGCCACCAACGAGTCCTTGCTCGCGTCGACCTGTGTCTCGGCCCAACACGATGCCCCGGCCTCCTTCCTCAATATCGACACCCATGAGTACCACGTAGCCTGGTTGGCGTTTGCCAGTGATCCCTGGCCGGCCAGTGTGCTGAATGCCTACAAGGCTGGACAGGCCTCTCACCGCTTTCAGACTCTGGACCTCACCCAGGCACGGGATAACCCGGCCAGCCTGGGCCTGGCCATGACCGCAGAGTCGCTGCAGGTGGATGAGCGGGTCCTGGAGTACCAGTCGCTGCAGGCGAGCCAATTCCCCAGCGTGCACGGTGTCTACCCGCGAGCCCTGCGCCGTCAGGCATTAAAAGGCTATCTGCGGAACGCCACCGCGCGCCATGAGCTGCAACAGGGCGTGCTGGCGTTTGTCCTCGATGACACCCTCGGTCTGGTCCAGGAATACAACGCCCAGCGCACCGCCTGGATTCATGCCCGCCAGCAATGGCTGGAAGATCCGCTTCGCGCCTACCAGCACCAAACCTCGCAGATTCTGTTGGCCATCCGCGCCCAGCACCGTGACCGCGCAGAGGCGCACACCCCATCCTTCGAACCCACCAGCGGTGACGGCCCCCCGGTGTTTGTCGACCCCGCTGTTGAACGCCAGCGCATCATCGACCACCAGGCCGTCGAGTCCGATCAGAATCTGGAGCAGCGCTACGACGAAGCGGCGCGCGCACGGTTTCAGCAGGGCTACGATAAACGGCTGCAACGCTACCAGCAGTTGATTGATCAAGCCGCCGAGGCCTATGCAGCAGCTTGTCGCACGGCACGCTTCAACTGCATCGAACAGCATGACTACGACGGTGCTGTCGGCGCCTCGGGCCGGGCCTACGCCACCACCATGGCGCTGTGCCTGCGTGGTGGCATCAGCGAAGCCCCGGCGCCCAACGGCGACGAGCGCGGCCCCAGCGCACAGCTCTGGCGGGCGTGGCTCAGCAATCCACAGAGCCCGATCTACCGCGCCCTGTTGTTACGTGACCAGTCCCTGCTGGCCAACCTGCTGCCGACTTTCGAGGACGACGCCAGCCTTGCGTGGAACGACAGCGAACGGCTCTACAGCGCCCTGAGCAAACTGATCGCCAGCGACCGGGGCGAGTACCTGCTGGGCGCCTATCTGAAACAATCCATGGCCGACCTGCTCGGCGCCCTGAATGCCGCCAGCGCCCGCCTGCAACCGATCATCGGTCCCGCTGTAGGGCGCGTGGTTTCCCGTGTCAACAGTGCCAGCCAACTGTTGCACAACCGCCTGCACCTCACCGAGCTCCAGGTGCAGATGAAGCTCAGCGAGTACTACGCGCTGCAGTCGGAGCACCTGCGCAACCTGCAGCACAACGCCATCGCGTCCATGGACCGCAGTTGGGACAGCATCCTCGAGGAAAAGGGCACCCGGGACCCGACAACACGCAAGGTCACCGGCAAAGTCCGGCCGCTGATCCAGGGCGGTTTGCTCAGCCTGGCACTGCTCGATCCAAAACTGGCCTCGTTGACCATCACCGTGAGTGTCTGGGTCGAAGGCAAGGCTTCCAACCTGCTGCAGGAAACCCAGCGCGGCATGGCGCAACTGACTGACAGCACGCACTCGGCCTTGCAGGATGTCAGGGTCGGCATGGGCACCCTCGACCCCAAGGCGCGTCAAGTGCTGCAGGGGCTCAAAGTCTCATCAAAACAGGCCGCCCAGTGGGTACGCACCGGCTTCACCGGCCTGCGCGGTGCGGCTGGCGGCGACATGCTGCTGGCGCTCGGCGGGATGTATTTGCTCAACGACGCCTTGAACAAGAACCTCAAGGAAGCGGAGCGAGTCGTCGGGGATAAAGCCCTGGAAGCGCGGCTGGCGTTGTACGGCAGCAGCCTGGGGGTATTGGGGGGTGGGCTCGAGTTGGTGGGTGGGGCGTTGGCGAGAGGGGGGAGTCGGGTGTTGATGAGTGGGGGGTTGTCTGTGCAGGGAGCGGCGGCTATCAAGAAAACTGGCGGATGCCGGGGGGGTGCTCGCGAGAGCGGGGGCGGTCATAGGGGCTGCTGCGGGGATATTTGA